A genome region from Chthonomonas sp. includes the following:
- a CDS encoding alpha/beta hydrolase → MLSLFAFVILQPRVDVQKNVVYREIAGEKLMCDIYRPTTPGRKKAVAVFHGGAWVAGQRQDMAPLCEKIASEGMVAITFQYRLAPKHKWPSMREDALAAIQWIRANEGKYDLDVRQIGALGASAGAHLAMLTGYLPTAPGKYSSRTQAIINFFGPTDMAVDYPASVDALYFLVLGKKRADAAQEIFEASPVKFVDRGDAPTYTMHGKMDQVVPFKQAERLQEALAGARIDRKFHPIDNIGHELPVTNAEVVQSINESMLWLKKYLRVR, encoded by the coding sequence ATGCTATCGCTCTTCGCGTTCGTAATCCTGCAGCCCCGTGTTGACGTTCAAAAGAACGTTGTATACCGGGAGATTGCGGGCGAAAAGCTCATGTGCGATATCTATCGCCCCACGACTCCGGGCCGCAAAAAGGCGGTCGCCGTGTTCCACGGCGGCGCGTGGGTTGCCGGGCAGCGGCAAGACATGGCCCCGCTTTGCGAGAAAATCGCGAGCGAAGGCATGGTCGCGATCACGTTTCAATATCGCCTCGCGCCGAAGCACAAGTGGCCTTCGATGCGCGAAGATGCGCTGGCCGCGATCCAGTGGATTCGCGCAAACGAAGGCAAGTACGACCTCGATGTGCGCCAAATCGGCGCGCTAGGCGCCAGCGCCGGAGCGCACCTGGCCATGCTTACCGGCTATTTGCCGACCGCGCCGGGCAAGTATTCCTCGCGCACGCAGGCGATCATCAATTTCTTTGGCCCCACCGATATGGCCGTGGATTATCCCGCCTCGGTGGACGCGCTCTACTTCCTGGTGCTCGGCAAGAAGCGCGCCGACGCCGCGCAGGAGATTTTTGAAGCGTCGCCGGTGAAGTTTGTGGATCGCGGTGATGCGCCCACCTACACGATGCACGGCAAGATGGATCAGGTGGTGCCGTTTAAGCAAGCTGAACGCCTGCAAGAGGCCCTGGCGGGCGCCCGCATCGACCGCAAATTCCACCCGATTGACAACATCGGGCACGAACTACCGGTGACCAACGCCGAAGTCGTGCAATCGATCAACGAGAGCATGCTCTGGCTCAAGAAGTATCTTCGCGTTCGCTAG